From Fusobacterium varium:
TACGAAAATGATATCATATCCGTCCTTGAGCTGATCTTCAAATTTACGATAATACTCCCTAAATAATCTCTTAAGCCTATTCCGACAAACCGCATTTCCAGTTTTTTTACTTACAACGAAACCGCATCTCTTCAAATTTTCTTCATTCTTTTTAAAAAAAATAAGAGAGTAATAACCAAAACTTTTTCTTCCAGAATTGTAGATTATTTGAAACTCTCTGTCTTTTTTTAAATTATTCATAGTTATAAAACTCCCGATAATTTTGAATTATTTTTCCACGATAACTATCTCTTGTAAAAACCCGGTGGTTTAAAACACCGGGTTCTATGCTGATAATACTTGTCTTCCTCTAGCTCTTCTTCTTTTTAAAACTTTTCTTCCGTTTTTAGTAGCCATTCTAGCTCTGAACCCGTGATCTTTCTTTCTTTTAGCTTGATTAGGTTGGAATGTTCTTTTCATTTTTTCACCTCCAAAAAAATTCTATATTTCAGATAGTAATTTTAAAGGAAAATTCTTGTTTTGTCAAGTAATTATTAGAAAATTTAATAAAATTTTAAAGAATTTATCCAAATAGAA
This genomic window contains:
- the rnpA gene encoding ribonuclease P protein component → MNNLKKDREFQIIYNSGRKSFGYYSLIFFKKNEENLKRCGFVVSKKTGNAVCRNRLKRLFREYYRKFEDQLKDGYDIIFVAKRTAGEKVKTLKYQDMEKDLMKVMKSSRLFKSQEN